One genomic window of Vibrio rhizosphaerae includes the following:
- a CDS encoding Card1-like endonuclease domain-containing protein, whose amino-acid sequence MTIHVGILDDDPVRLITPLLDHRIIGSHTILIGDASQKTIYFRLHDVLEQHGISSEFYEIPSGSSVALIKHAIYQLAHDLKNRNQDIQLNASCGLRHRLLSVYEVFRTFQWPIFVVEPNSDCLCWLYPDDCQDTQVQDRITISDYLTIFGARGEFTERDTPAELDTKLCNIGASWASRALELGPGLATLNYLATTCRKEQCLDVALSEKQQGYKELSLLIQDLVDANIATYKNGILTFANEDARRFANGEWLETLVHSIVRKIQCYMPTIQDRSLNVQVYRQLGEREVRNELDVATVVNNKLHIIECKTKGMRDDGDDTLYKLESLRDLLGGLQARAMLVSFRPLRQNDITRAQDLGLALIGPEELKALEEHLSQWFMQAGGRENLS is encoded by the coding sequence ATGACCATTCATGTTGGCATCCTTGACGACGACCCGGTTCGTCTGATAACTCCGTTGCTTGATCACCGTATTATTGGCTCGCATACCATACTTATCGGTGACGCTTCACAAAAAACTATCTATTTTCGATTGCATGATGTTTTAGAACAACACGGTATTAGTAGTGAATTTTACGAGATCCCATCCGGGTCAAGCGTGGCATTAATTAAACATGCCATCTATCAATTAGCACACGATCTGAAAAACAGAAATCAGGATATTCAACTCAATGCAAGCTGTGGTCTTCGCCACCGTCTTCTTTCCGTTTATGAAGTATTCAGAACATTCCAGTGGCCGATTTTTGTGGTTGAACCCAACTCTGACTGCCTGTGTTGGTTATACCCGGATGACTGCCAAGATACTCAAGTTCAGGATCGGATTACCATCTCAGATTATTTAACTATCTTTGGTGCCCGGGGCGAGTTTACTGAAAGAGATACCCCGGCAGAACTGGATACCAAACTCTGCAACATCGGTGCTTCATGGGCCAGTCGTGCACTCGAACTCGGTCCGGGACTAGCGACACTGAATTATCTGGCAACGACGTGCAGAAAAGAGCAATGCCTTGATGTGGCGTTATCAGAAAAACAACAGGGCTACAAAGAACTCAGTCTGTTGATACAAGATCTTGTTGATGCAAATATTGCCACTTATAAAAACGGCATCCTCACCTTTGCCAACGAAGATGCCAGACGATTTGCCAACGGAGAATGGCTGGAAACACTGGTACATAGCATTGTCAGGAAAATTCAGTGTTATATGCCAACGATTCAGGACCGTTCTTTAAACGTTCAAGTCTATCGTCAGTTAGGTGAGCGAGAAGTAAGAAATGAGCTGGATGTTGCTACTGTCGTCAATAACAAACTACATATCATTGAATGTAAAACCAAGGGAATGAGAGATGACGGTGATGATACCTTGTATAAGCTTGAATCACTGAGAGACTTACTGGGTGGCCTGCAGGCAAGAGCAATGCTCGTCAGCTTCCGTCCGCTCCGGCAAAACGATATTACCCGGGCACAGGATTTGGGATTGGCCTTAATCGGGCCGGAAGAGTTAAAAGCGCTGGAAGAACATTTATCGCAATGGTTCATGCAAGCCGGGGGCCGAGAGAATCTCTCCTAG